A genome region from Musa acuminata AAA Group cultivar baxijiao chromosome BXJ3-5, Cavendish_Baxijiao_AAA, whole genome shotgun sequence includes the following:
- the LOC103985371 gene encoding uncharacterized protein LOC103985371 isoform X2 produces MKVDRVDQLEVRPSMESFRFLDSTPDSSTARRRLHRELQMVGSLEKKRGDLLLKMVDDLEYNMKLSRSEIRRGRLYEKYAEKREAKLREEWATKGAQRRAKMKVIESQLEESLARMTARKQDSAIRQGHQKAVKSFEKEDLREQIQFSQTLLDDGSLRSTGSKAHFIRHQTLVAPIPKHSKGHHPDSSRRRTKAEKLSAQSLPDLSYLRKESMNPPARLSNDSIPSESTACAQSKSTTGFTSELQDPNFALSKFLKEQSQNTITRRANGADNATSITELRASKDFETESKEDESEVMLNQQINQEPEQRKIEERASIFHLGSDSEETRSNQASGMCDIKSENNDTFRSIGEEDNVLAVASKFSSNLRPSHSCVEVASYSFESARVRKKWGVTEKPNLATNTSEKSLKDVAKQFKKLLSFGKKGKSAESGVKILAHASVAGGDDDMDNHHEAAKIPSDDLKKPRNGYSAPAYVVGLHEGKIFPEQVQSPSCSISTPPANMKLREDQEVEGFPKATCSVFSFFSFHGRGSQSRFK; encoded by the exons ATGAAGGTGGATCGAGTCGATCAGCTCGAAGTGCGGCCGTCCATGGAAAGCTTCCGGTTCCTCGACTCAACCCCGGATTCTTCCACCGCTCGCAGAAGGCTTCACCGCGAGCTGCAGATGGTCGGATCGTTGGAGAAGAAACGCGGCGATTTGCTGCTGAAGATGGTGGATGACTTGGAGTACAACATGAAGCTGAGTAGGTCGGAGATCCGAAGAGGAAGGTTGTATGAGAAGTACGCGGAGAAGCGAGAGGCGAAGCTGAGGGAAGAGTGGGCGACGAAGGGGGCTCAGAGAAGAGCGAAGATGAAGGTGATTGAGAGCCAACTTGAAGAGAGCTTGGCTCGGATGACGGCAAGGAAGCAGGATTCTGCAATCAGACAGGGACACCAG AAGGCAGTGAAGTCCTTTGAGAAGGAAGACCTTCGTGAACAGATTCAATTTAGTCAAACTTTACTCGATGATGGTTCTTTGAGAAGCACTGGCTCAAAAGCTCATTTTATCAGACATCAGACCTTGGTAGCACCTATTCCTAAACATTCAAAGGGACACCACCCTGATTCCTCAAGGAGAAGGACAAAGGCTGAGAAGCTTTCAGCACAATCACTTCCAGACTTGTCTTACCTTAGAAAAGAAAGCATGAATCCCCCTGCAAGACTTAGCAATGATAGCATTCCTTCGGAATCTACGGCATGTGCCCAAAGCAAGAGTACCACTGGTTTTACAAGTGAGTTGCAGGATCCCAATTTTGCATTGTCCAAATTTTTGAAGGAGCAAAGCCAGAACACCATCACCAGGAGGGCTAATGGTGCAGATAATGCAACTTCTATCACTGAACTGAGAGCTTCCAAGGATTTTGAGACTGAGAGCAAAGAAGATGAGTCTGAGGTTATGCTGAATCAGCAAATCAATCAAGAACCTGAACAAAGAAAGATAGAAGAGAGGGCCTCCATTTTTCATCTTGGGTCAGATAGTGAAGAAACAAGATCAAACCAAGCATCAGGAATGTGTGACATCAAATCTGAAAATAATGATACCTTCAGAAGCATAGGGGAAGAAGATAATGTCTTGGCTGTTGCTTCTAAGTTCAGCTCAAACCTTCGACCTTCACACTCATGCGTGGAAGTAGCATCATACAGTTTTGAATCTGCTCGAGTGAGGAAGAAGTGGGGAGTTACTGAGAAACCAAACCTTGCAACCAATACTTCGGAGAAGTCACTAAAGGATGTCGCGAAACAGTTCAAGAAATTGTTGTCCTTTGGGAAGAAAGGCAAAAGTGCAGAAAGTGGAGTAAAGATTTTAGCACATGCATCAGTTGCTGGAGGTGATGATGACATGGACAACCATCATGAAGCTGCAAAGATACCATCAGATGATCTGAAGAAACCCAGAAATGGTTACTCGGCTCCTGCTTATGTTGTTGGCTTACATGAGGGCAAGATCTTCCCTGAACAAG TTCAATCCCCAAGCTGTTCCATTTCTACACCCCCTGCAAACATGAAGTTGAGGGAGGATCAAGAAGTGGAAGGTTTTCCAAAAG CAACATGTTCTGTCTTCTCCTTTTTCTCATTCCATGGCAGGGGAAGTCAATCAAGATTCAAGTGA
- the LOC103985371 gene encoding uncharacterized protein LOC103985371 isoform X3 — MKVDRVDQLEVRPSMESFRFLDSTPDSSTARRRLHRELQMVGSLEKKRGDLLLKMVDDLEYNMKLSRSEIRRGRLYEKYAEKREAKLREEWATKGAQRRAKMKVIESQLEESLARMTARKQDSAIRQGHQAVKSFEKEDLREQIQFSQTLLDDGSLRSTGSKAHFIRHQTLVAPIPKHSKGHHPDSSRRRTKAEKLSAQSLPDLSYLRKESMNPPARLSNDSIPSESTACAQSKSTTGFTSELQDPNFALSKFLKEQSQNTITRRANGADNATSITELRASKDFETESKEDESEVMLNQQINQEPEQRKIEERASIFHLGSDSEETRSNQASGMCDIKSENNDTFRSIGEEDNVLAVASKFSSNLRPSHSCVEVASYSFESARVRKKWGVTEKPNLATNTSEKSLKDVAKQFKKLLSFGKKGKSAESGVKILAHASVAGGDDDMDNHHEAAKIPSDDLKKPRNGYSAPAYVVGLHEGKIFPEQVQSPSCSISTPPANMKLREDQEVEGFPKATCSVFSFFSFHGRGSQSRFK, encoded by the exons ATGAAGGTGGATCGAGTCGATCAGCTCGAAGTGCGGCCGTCCATGGAAAGCTTCCGGTTCCTCGACTCAACCCCGGATTCTTCCACCGCTCGCAGAAGGCTTCACCGCGAGCTGCAGATGGTCGGATCGTTGGAGAAGAAACGCGGCGATTTGCTGCTGAAGATGGTGGATGACTTGGAGTACAACATGAAGCTGAGTAGGTCGGAGATCCGAAGAGGAAGGTTGTATGAGAAGTACGCGGAGAAGCGAGAGGCGAAGCTGAGGGAAGAGTGGGCGACGAAGGGGGCTCAGAGAAGAGCGAAGATGAAGGTGATTGAGAGCCAACTTGAAGAGAGCTTGGCTCGGATGACGGCAAGGAAGCAGGATTCTGCAATCAGACAGGGACACCAG GCAGTGAAGTCCTTTGAGAAGGAAGACCTTCGTGAACAGATTCAATTTAGTCAAACTTTACTCGATGATGGTTCTTTGAGAAGCACTGGCTCAAAAGCTCATTTTATCAGACATCAGACCTTGGTAGCACCTATTCCTAAACATTCAAAGGGACACCACCCTGATTCCTCAAGGAGAAGGACAAAGGCTGAGAAGCTTTCAGCACAATCACTTCCAGACTTGTCTTACCTTAGAAAAGAAAGCATGAATCCCCCTGCAAGACTTAGCAATGATAGCATTCCTTCGGAATCTACGGCATGTGCCCAAAGCAAGAGTACCACTGGTTTTACAAGTGAGTTGCAGGATCCCAATTTTGCATTGTCCAAATTTTTGAAGGAGCAAAGCCAGAACACCATCACCAGGAGGGCTAATGGTGCAGATAATGCAACTTCTATCACTGAACTGAGAGCTTCCAAGGATTTTGAGACTGAGAGCAAAGAAGATGAGTCTGAGGTTATGCTGAATCAGCAAATCAATCAAGAACCTGAACAAAGAAAGATAGAAGAGAGGGCCTCCATTTTTCATCTTGGGTCAGATAGTGAAGAAACAAGATCAAACCAAGCATCAGGAATGTGTGACATCAAATCTGAAAATAATGATACCTTCAGAAGCATAGGGGAAGAAGATAATGTCTTGGCTGTTGCTTCTAAGTTCAGCTCAAACCTTCGACCTTCACACTCATGCGTGGAAGTAGCATCATACAGTTTTGAATCTGCTCGAGTGAGGAAGAAGTGGGGAGTTACTGAGAAACCAAACCTTGCAACCAATACTTCGGAGAAGTCACTAAAGGATGTCGCGAAACAGTTCAAGAAATTGTTGTCCTTTGGGAAGAAAGGCAAAAGTGCAGAAAGTGGAGTAAAGATTTTAGCACATGCATCAGTTGCTGGAGGTGATGATGACATGGACAACCATCATGAAGCTGCAAAGATACCATCAGATGATCTGAAGAAACCCAGAAATGGTTACTCGGCTCCTGCTTATGTTGTTGGCTTACATGAGGGCAAGATCTTCCCTGAACAAG TTCAATCCCCAAGCTGTTCCATTTCTACACCCCCTGCAAACATGAAGTTGAGGGAGGATCAAGAAGTGGAAGGTTTTCCAAAAG CAACATGTTCTGTCTTCTCCTTTTTCTCATTCCATGGCAGGGGAAGTCAATCAAGATTCAAGTGA
- the LOC135637693 gene encoding probable ethanolamine kinase produces MGTGNGRYCDALAAVEGEGQPLRDGAEVEDRERGTAVPPIPSSDLTVDISLLFDQMKPRITDLCKDLFKKWSSLDESSFSIETISGGITNLLLKVSVREESGDDAILTVRLYGPNTDLVIDRKRELQALPHLSAAGFGAELLGIFGNGMVQSFINARTLSPSDMGDCKIAKKIARHLHKFHQVAIPGSREPQLWNDIFKFLDEAMTIKFDDSGKQARYESISFQEIQAEINELKDLTDLLNAPVVFAHNDLLSGNLMLNDNEGKLYFIDFEYGSYSYRGYDIANHFNEYAGLDCDYSLYPEKDEQYHFFKNYLEPEKPLEVPDRDLEVIFVETNTYRLASHIYWALWALIQAKVSPIDFDYLWYFFLRYNEYKKQKKACFSLAQNYLLRSSSH; encoded by the exons ATGGGAACTGGGAATGGAAGGTACTGCGACGCGCTTGCTGCAGTGGAAGGAGAGGGGCAACCCCTCAGAGATGGAGCTGAGGTTGAGGACAGGGAGAGGGGAACTGCTGTCCCGCCGATCCCTTCCTCTGACTTAACCGTCGACATCTCCCTCCTGTTCGACCAAATGAAGCCCCGAATCAC agatctatgcaaggatttgtttaagaAATGGTCATCACTTGATGAATCTTCCTTCTCGATTGAGACAATTTCTGGTGGTATTACAAATCTTT TGCTGAAGGTCtctgtaagagaggagagtgGTGATGATGCTATTTTGACAGTTCGACTGTATGGCCCAAATACAGATTTAGTGATTGATCGCAAGCGAGAATTGCAG GCTCTACCACATCTCTCAGCTGCAGGATTTGGTGCAGAATTACTTGGAATATTTGGGAATGGCATGGTTCAATCATTCATTAATGCTCGTACGCTTTCACCATCAG ATATGGGCGATTGTAAAATAGCCAAGAAGATAGCTAGACATCTTCATAAGTTCCATCAGGTGGCAATACCAGGTTCTAGAGAACCACAACTATGGAATGATATATTCAAGTTTCTCGATGAAG CCATGACAATAAAGTTTGATGACAGTGGGAAGCAAGCTAGGTATGAATCAATCTCATTCCAAGAAATCCAAGCTGAAATTAATGAGCTCAAG GATCTGACAGACCTTCTCAATGCCCCAGTTGTTTTTGCCCACAACGATTTGCTTTCTGGGAATCTGATGCTGAATGACAATGAAG GAAAACTCTACTTCATTGATTTTGAGTATGGATCATACAGCTACAGAGGCTATGACATTGCAAATCACTTTAATGAATATGCAGGCCTTGATTGTGACTACAGCTT ATATCCAGAAAAGGATGAACAATATCATTTTTTCAAGAATTATTTAGAACCTGAAAAACCACTTGAG GTACCTGACAGAGATCTGGAAGTCATTTTTGTTGAAACAAATACATATCGACTAGCATCACACATTTACTGGGCCTTGTGGGCTCTTATCCAG GCAAAGGTGTCGCCCATTGATTTTGATTATCTCTGGTACTTCTTTCTTCGTTACAATGAATACAAGAAACAGAAGAAAGCATGCTTCTCTCTTGCACAGAATTACCTCCTGAGATCCAGCAGCCATTGA
- the LOC135638964 gene encoding trimethyltridecatetraene synthase-like: MELPPWVMCSTIILVIVFLRALAGRRRKLNLPPGPRSWPIIGNLNLIGSLPHRSLHALSQKYGPIMYLRFGSFPVVVGSSVEMAKFFLKTHDVSFVSRPKTAAGKYTTYNYSDITWSPYGPYWRQARKMCLLELFSAKRLESYEYIRVEEVRALLRDLFKSSGGIVLLKDHLSTVSLNVISRMVLGKKYLDRTEVAAIVSPEEFKEMLDELFLLNGVMNIGDSIPWLDGLDLQGYIRRMKKLSKKFDRFLEHVLDEHNERRQREGEGFVARDMVDVLLQLADDPNLDVKLERHGVKAFTQDLIAGGTESSAVTVEWSISELLMRPEVLEKATEELDRVVGRGRWVEERDVSRLPYVEAIVKETMRLHPVAPMLVPRLSREHTTVDGYDIPAETRVLVSVWAIGRDPSLWDAPEEFWPERFVGSQIDVKGHDFELLPFGAGRRMCPGYSLGLKVIQLSLANLLHGFEWRLPAGMKAEELSMEEIFGLSTPRKVPLEVVVKPKLSAHLYGA; the protein is encoded by the exons ATGGAACTTCCACCATGGGTGATGTGCTCAACCATCATACTAGTGATTGTTTTTCTCAGAGCCCTCGCCGGCCGCCGCCGTAAGCTGAACCTGCCGCCGGGGCCGAGGTCATGGCCCATCATCGGCAATCTCAACCTCATTGGCTCCCTGCCCCATCGCTCCCTCCACGCCCTCTCCCAGAAATATGGCCCCATCATGTACCTCCGCTTCGGCTCCTTCCCCGTCGTCGTCGGCTCCTCCGTGGAGATGGCCAAGTTCTTCCTCAAGACCCACGACGTCTCCTTCGTCTCCCGCCCCAAGACCGCCGCCGGCAAGTACACCACCTACAACTACTCCGACATCACCTGGTCGCCCTACGGCCCCTACTGGCGGCAGGCGCGCAAGATGTGCCTGTTGGAGCTGTTCAGCGCCAAGAGGCTCGAGTCCTATGAGTACATACGAGTGGAGGAGGTACGGGCGCTGCTCCGGGACCTCTTCAAGTCGTCAGGGGGGATCGTCCTCCTCAAAGACCACCTCTCCACCGTCAGCCTCAACGTCATCAGCCGCATGGTGCTGGGGAAGAAGTACCTGGACAGGACCGAGGTTGCGGCGATCGTGTCGCCTGAGGAGTTCAAGGAGATGCTGGACGAGTTGTTCCTGCTCAACGGCGTCATGAACATCGGCGACTCCATACCGTGGCTCGACGGCCTAGACCTGCAGGGCTACATCCGGAGGAtgaagaagttaagcaaaaagttTGACCGGTTCCTGGAGCACGTGCTGGACGAGCACAACGAGCGTCGGCAGCGCGAGGGGGAGGGATTCGTCGCCAGAGACATGGTGGACGTGCTCCTGCAGCTCGCGGACGATCCCAATTTGGATGTCAAGCTCGAGAGACATGGCGTCAAGGCCTTCACCCAG GACCTGATCGCTGGCGGCACCGAGAGCTCCGCCGTGACCGTGGAATGGTCCATCTCGGAGCTCCTCATGCGCCCCGAGGTGCTCGAGAAGGCGACGGAGGAGCTGGACCGCGTCGTAGGCCGGGGGCGGTGGGTGGAGGAGAGGGACGTGTCCCGCCTGCCGTACGTGGAGGCCATCGTCAAGGAGACCATGCGGCTGCACCCGGTGGCGCCCATGCTCGTCCCCCGCCTCTCGCGCGAGCACACCACCGTCGATGGCTACGACATCCCCGCCGAGACGCGGGTGCTGGTCAGCGTGTGGGCCATCGGGCGCGATCCGTCGTTGTGGGACGCGCCGGAGGAATTCTGGCCGGAGCGGTTCGTCGGCAGCCAGATCGACGTCAAGGGGCACGACTTCGAGCTGCTGCCATTCGGGGCGGGGCGGCGGATGTGCCCCGGCTACAGCCTCGGCCTCAAGGTGATCCAGCTGAGCCTGGCCAACCTGCTGCACGGCTTCGAGTGGCGCCTGCCGGCCGGGATGAAGGCAGAGGAGCTGAGCATGGAGGAGATCTTTGGGCTGTCGACGCCTAGGAAAGTGCCGCTCGAGGTCGTCGTCAAGCCAAAGCTTTCCGCCCATCTCTATGGCGCCTGA
- the LOC103985372 gene encoding cation/calcium exchanger 4-like encodes MTVPHGFGPSPRGKTLKAPGTGKRRRFPSSDDSQTLISPQNPTTYRQIPVGPITSYPAEFDLSIRLPRIEKPGSSPGLVEMVERLRRRGGFHALLNCSCSLILLLFFCNREDVFRDPFLRQSSDFSPSWRIRGSNLQHRRRIRELHFGNASVAASGDASDGSELVGDPSAEGCSGLAQREDFGAKCEFLRSNGQCGSGGFFNYLAFFYCTCGKLQALGYAVLALWLVGLFYLLGNTAADYFCCSLANLSGLLKLSPAVAGVTLLPLGNGAPDVFASIAAFMGSDGASGVGLNSVLGGATFVTCVVVGTVSFCVANKNVQIDRKCFIRDVSFFFLSLVSLSIILMIGKVSVWGAVMFVMIYVVYAFAVAANELLRKHAHRLKLESLTPLLPVRGSIFSYGSEEDLSIYSHFIDDCIISDVPHLHALPQWMWASHVAIYSNQRFGCSSFEKPRPPWGWNDEKKADSKLLGKILYILEVPLSLPRRLTIPVVEEERWSKVYAVASATLSPLLLVFLCGSHDNEGSVFSATIYVIGALMGLVLGGLALLFTSHDHPPRRYLLLWVSGGFVMSIVWFYVVANELLALLVALGVILQINPSILGLTVLAWGNSMGDLMSNVALAMKGDDGVQVAMSGCYAGPMFNTLAGLGIAMLLGACSARPESFVLPQDSSLVWTMAFLMSGLIWALFVLSRNDMRPSKTLGFGLIIMYLIFISIRVSSAIGMMSLV; translated from the coding sequence ATGACAGTCCCCCACGGTTTTGGTCCCTCCCCACGAGGGAAAACGTTGAAAGCTCCCGGAACAGGGAAGCGTCGTCGTTTTCCCTCGAGCGACGATTCTCAAACCCTAATTTCTCCACAGAATCCCACCACCTACCGCCAGATACCAGTTGGCCCGATTACCAGTTACCCCGCCGAATTCGACCTCTCGATTCGACTCCCTCGGATCGAGAAACCGGGTTCTTCGCCGGGGCTGGTGGAGATGGTGGAGAGATTGAGGCGTCGCGGCGGATTTCATGCGCTGTTGAATTGTTCCTGCTCCTTGATCTTGCTGCTCTTTTTCTGCAACCGAGAAGACGTCTTCCGGGATCCCTTTCTCCGCCAAAGCTCCGATTTTTCCCCCTCGTGGAGGATTCGCGGGTCCAATCTCCAACACCGCCGCCGAATTCGGGAGCTTCACTTTGGGAACGCGTCGGTTGCAGCGAGTGGTGATGCGTCTGATGGTTCTGAGCTCGTTGGAGATCCTTCGGCGGAAGGTTGCTCCGGCTTAGCCCAGCGCGAGGACTTCGGTGCCAAATGCGAGTTCTTGAGGTCGAACGGTCAGTGTGGTTCCGGTGGATTCTTCAATTATCTTGCGTTTTTCTACTGCACTTGTGGAAAACTTCAAGCTTTAGGGTACGCCGTGCTTGCCCTGTGGCTGGTGGGGTTGTTTTATCTGCTTGGTAACACTGCTGCGGACTACTTCTGTTGTAGTCTGGCAAATCTATCGGGTTTGTTGAAGCTTTCGCCTGCTGTTGCTGGGGTTACTCTACTGCCACTTGGGAATGGTGCGCCTGATGTGTTTGCTAGCATAGCAGCATTTATGGGCTCCGACGGAGCCAGCGGAGTTGGCCTCAACAGTGTGTTGGGTGGAGCAACCTTCGTTACTTGCGTTGTTGTTGGCACAGTTTCTTTCTGTGTAGCCAATAAGAATGTTCAGATTGATCGCAAATGCTTCATAAGGGATGTGAGCTTCTTTTTCTTGAGCCTTGTCTCGTTATCAATTATCTTGATGATTGGAAAAGTAAGTGTTTGGGGAGCAGTGATGTTTGTTATGATCTATGTGGTGTATGCCTTTGCCGTGGCAGCAAATGAGCTTCTGAGGAAGCATGCCCACCGGCTGAAGTTAGAGTCTCTGACACCATTGCTCCCAGTCAGAGGGAGCATATTTTCATATGGAAGTGAGGAGGACTTATCCATTTATAGTCATTTTATTGATGACTGTATTATCAGTGATGTGCCACACTTGCACGCTCTGCCACAGTGGATGTGGGCTTCCCATGTCGCAATTTATTCAAATCAAAGATTTGGTTGTAGTTCATTTGAAAAGCCGAGACCTCCATGGGGTTGGAATGATGAAAAGAAGGCTGATAGCAAGTTGTTGGGAAAAATATTGTATATTTTAGAAGTTCCACTATCACTTCCAAGAAGGTTGACTATTCCGGTTGTCGAAGAAGAAAGGTGGTCAAAGGTGTATGCTGTGGCTAGTGCTACCTTATCACCACTTCTTTTGGTGTTTCTATGTGGCAGTCATGATAATGAAGGTTCTGTATTTAGTGCCACTATCTATGTTATAGGTGCCCTTATGGGTTTGGTTCTTGGAGGATTAGCTTTGTTATTCACCAGTCATGACCACCCTCCTCGGAGATACTTGCTTCTATGGGTTTCAGGAGGGTTTGTGATGAGTATTGTCTGGTTTTATGTTGTTGCAAATGAGTTGCTTGCACTTTTAGTAGCCTTGGGTGTAATATTGCAGATCAACCCCTCTATACTCGGCTTGACTGTGTTGGCATGGGGCAACTCCATGGGTGATCTGATGTCAAATGTAGCCTTAGCAATGAAAGGCGACGATGGAGTACAAGTTGCCATGTCAGGATGTTATGCAGGGCCTATGTTCAATACGCTCGCTGGTTTGGGGATCGCTATGTTGCTTGGGGCTTGTTCAGCAAGACCTGAGTCATTTGTGCTTCCTCAGGATAGTTCTTTGGTGTGGACTATGGCTTTTTTAATGTCTGGACTTATATGGGCCCTGTTTGTATTGTCAAGAAATGATATGCGCCCTAGCAAGACATTAGGATTTGGCCTCATCATCATGTATCTTATCTTCATCTCTATTAGGGTGAGCAGTGCAATTGGGATGATGAGCTTGGTATAA
- the LOC103985371 gene encoding uncharacterized protein LOC103985371 isoform X1 encodes MKVDRVDQLEVRPSMESFRFLDSTPDSSTARRRLHRELQMVGSLEKKRGDLLLKMVDDLEYNMKLSRSEIRRGRLYEKYAEKREAKLREEWATKGAQRRAKMKVIESQLEESLARMTARKQDSAIRQGHQFYTLPLADSKSLLLKNSSLVCQKAVKSFEKEDLREQIQFSQTLLDDGSLRSTGSKAHFIRHQTLVAPIPKHSKGHHPDSSRRRTKAEKLSAQSLPDLSYLRKESMNPPARLSNDSIPSESTACAQSKSTTGFTSELQDPNFALSKFLKEQSQNTITRRANGADNATSITELRASKDFETESKEDESEVMLNQQINQEPEQRKIEERASIFHLGSDSEETRSNQASGMCDIKSENNDTFRSIGEEDNVLAVASKFSSNLRPSHSCVEVASYSFESARVRKKWGVTEKPNLATNTSEKSLKDVAKQFKKLLSFGKKGKSAESGVKILAHASVAGGDDDMDNHHEAAKIPSDDLKKPRNGYSAPAYVVGLHEGKIFPEQVQSPSCSISTPPANMKLREDQEVEGFPKATCSVFSFFSFHGRGSQSRFK; translated from the exons ATGAAGGTGGATCGAGTCGATCAGCTCGAAGTGCGGCCGTCCATGGAAAGCTTCCGGTTCCTCGACTCAACCCCGGATTCTTCCACCGCTCGCAGAAGGCTTCACCGCGAGCTGCAGATGGTCGGATCGTTGGAGAAGAAACGCGGCGATTTGCTGCTGAAGATGGTGGATGACTTGGAGTACAACATGAAGCTGAGTAGGTCGGAGATCCGAAGAGGAAGGTTGTATGAGAAGTACGCGGAGAAGCGAGAGGCGAAGCTGAGGGAAGAGTGGGCGACGAAGGGGGCTCAGAGAAGAGCGAAGATGAAGGTGATTGAGAGCCAACTTGAAGAGAGCTTGGCTCGGATGACGGCAAGGAAGCAGGATTCTGCAATCAGACAGGGACACCAG TTTTATACCCTTCCCTTAGCTGATTCAAAATCACTGTTGCTCAAGAATTCATCTCTCGTTTGTCAGAAGGCAGTGAAGTCCTTTGAGAAGGAAGACCTTCGTGAACAGATTCAATTTAGTCAAACTTTACTCGATGATGGTTCTTTGAGAAGCACTGGCTCAAAAGCTCATTTTATCAGACATCAGACCTTGGTAGCACCTATTCCTAAACATTCAAAGGGACACCACCCTGATTCCTCAAGGAGAAGGACAAAGGCTGAGAAGCTTTCAGCACAATCACTTCCAGACTTGTCTTACCTTAGAAAAGAAAGCATGAATCCCCCTGCAAGACTTAGCAATGATAGCATTCCTTCGGAATCTACGGCATGTGCCCAAAGCAAGAGTACCACTGGTTTTACAAGTGAGTTGCAGGATCCCAATTTTGCATTGTCCAAATTTTTGAAGGAGCAAAGCCAGAACACCATCACCAGGAGGGCTAATGGTGCAGATAATGCAACTTCTATCACTGAACTGAGAGCTTCCAAGGATTTTGAGACTGAGAGCAAAGAAGATGAGTCTGAGGTTATGCTGAATCAGCAAATCAATCAAGAACCTGAACAAAGAAAGATAGAAGAGAGGGCCTCCATTTTTCATCTTGGGTCAGATAGTGAAGAAACAAGATCAAACCAAGCATCAGGAATGTGTGACATCAAATCTGAAAATAATGATACCTTCAGAAGCATAGGGGAAGAAGATAATGTCTTGGCTGTTGCTTCTAAGTTCAGCTCAAACCTTCGACCTTCACACTCATGCGTGGAAGTAGCATCATACAGTTTTGAATCTGCTCGAGTGAGGAAGAAGTGGGGAGTTACTGAGAAACCAAACCTTGCAACCAATACTTCGGAGAAGTCACTAAAGGATGTCGCGAAACAGTTCAAGAAATTGTTGTCCTTTGGGAAGAAAGGCAAAAGTGCAGAAAGTGGAGTAAAGATTTTAGCACATGCATCAGTTGCTGGAGGTGATGATGACATGGACAACCATCATGAAGCTGCAAAGATACCATCAGATGATCTGAAGAAACCCAGAAATGGTTACTCGGCTCCTGCTTATGTTGTTGGCTTACATGAGGGCAAGATCTTCCCTGAACAAG TTCAATCCCCAAGCTGTTCCATTTCTACACCCCCTGCAAACATGAAGTTGAGGGAGGATCAAGAAGTGGAAGGTTTTCCAAAAG CAACATGTTCTGTCTTCTCCTTTTTCTCATTCCATGGCAGGGGAAGTCAATCAAGATTCAAGTGA
- the LOC135637939 gene encoding uncharacterized protein LOC135637939 — translation MMPLCAACHCTIYSCVLRLASSHHPTSSFRSCEERRRMGNCQAPEAVVIQHPGGREEQLYWPMSAADVMKSNPGYHVALVTLCVSEERGDGGGGVVRLTRVRLLKPKDVLLLGQVYRLVTSQEVTMALRARKQEKLNKCQQHRTNDQVAKQERDRQRSGTQMAARARQWRPSLQSIAEAAS, via the exons ATGATGCCTCTGTGTGCTGCTTGCCACTGCACTATATATTCCTGTGTTTTGAGACTCGCCTCTTCTCATCATCCCACTTCCTCTTTTCGTTCCtgtgaagagaggagaaggatgggGAACTGCCAAGCACCGGAGGCGGTGGTGATTCAGCACCCGGGTGGGAGGGAGGAGCAGCTTTACTGGCCGATGAGCGCCGCGGACGTGATGAAGAGCAACCCGGGCTACCACGTGGCCCTCGTCACGCTCTGCGTCTCCGAGGAGCGGggggacggcggcggcggcgtcgtcCGGTTGACGCGCGTGAGGCTGCTTAAGCCCAAGGACGTGCTCTTGCTCGGCCAAGTGTATCGGCTGGTCACCTCCCAAG AGGTCACCATGGCTCTGAGggcgaggaagcaggagaagcttAACAAGTGCCAACAGCACAGAACAAACGATCAG GTGGCGAAGCAGGAGAGGGATCGGCAAAGGAGCGGCACGCAGATGGCAGCGAGGGCCCGACAGTGGCGTCCTTCTCTGCAGAGCATCGCAGAAGCTGCGAGCTGA